TCCAGTACTTGACGTATGTGGAGAATTTGCACCCCTTCCGGCTGTCGAACTTCTCGGCGCCATCAAGGACGCCCATCTTCCCAGCCTGCAGCATTGCCATTCCAATAAGCAAGATCAGTCAGTAAAGATGGTTTTGTCAATGCTTATACGGGAGACTATAAAAAAGGGTCACTGAAGATGCAATGTTGCAACCTGAAGTAGATCGTCGAAAGCCGTCCCCATTCCGGTGTATGTTCTTGCAATGTACCGGACGAGCCACTCGGTGGTCACTATCAGCCTCTCTCGGCAGCAGTACCCCGCATGCAGCCTGCTCTTCAGCTCTGCCTCATCAACTCCAGCTGCCTCTGCCCACCTCTGATAGctcacctcctccccctcctttaCCATATCATCTCTGATCTTCTCAAGGTTCGCACATTCCTGGCCGGGAAACATAGTAAACAGTTCAACCAAGATCTTAAAGAATACAACATTGTCTAATGGCATTCACTAATAAAATCAAGAATTCTGTTGGAGACGACATAGTACCTTGATGGTAACTAACAATGATGATTGTTCACGTACAATGGTCCTTCTCCTGCCCGGATAATTTTTCCACTCGGATATAAACTGACTACTACTAGACTTGCGCGATTTCTTCGATCTTCTTGGATTTATCTTCACAGAGATCTTGGAGGCCTTTTCTGATGCTCTCATTCTTTTCTGTTTCCTCTCTTGACTCTTGCCACTCCGAACGATTACTTCAGCATCTTGCTCCTTCAGAGGAGTCTCTGGGTCAAACCTGATGACTTTGTCAAGCAGAGACAAATCTGGTTCATGTGAGGTCTGTGTTAGGGTGTCTAGGGTGGCCATGGACATAGACGCGTTAAACGATCCCAGAGCTCCAAGCTGTTCAATATGTACAAGGATATCCTTTTCCAGCATTTTCAAGTCTTTGCCGGCCAAACTAGTCTCCAATGCCTGAAGGTTTTTCATTAACAAGCCAAACTGTAGATTGCTATCTGTGTAATTGCTATCCAGCCAGAATAATGTCTCTTCATCCATCCAGTCATACTGTAAATTTCTGTCAAGAGCGTCATCAAGGACCTTCCTTTCTGCCTGCAATTCttattgtaaatatttttgcGATACCAAGATTGAATAGAGAAAGAAAAGGCCATGTTCATCATAGAGCCATGAGGAAGACCTTGGGTTTCGTCAAACTGCTTGACTTGTTCTCTGTGATCTGAAGCACACTGGATGAAGATGCAAAACCGGTCGCAATGTCCCGGCCATGGTATTTGCGGCGCTTTAGCACGAGATGCAAGGCCAGTGCTGCAAGGGATTCAGAAGAAATGGACCTTCCCCCTACTGTAAACAACACAGAAAGGAGAACAAGCTATTGAGTCAGTCATGACATTCATtcttggaaaaaagaaaaggtgtaATAATGACATATTTGCATGGCACAAATAGCATTTCAGTCAGGTGATCATATTTATTAGTATCACAAACAGTAGTATCCTCTATTTCAGCGATCAAAAAGAAAGGAACATACTCCACAGAAAATAACAGCAAAGAAAATATACATGTGACTAGTCATCACTCATCAGAAGATTAGCAGTTGAGCACTCACATGGATGGGGAGACTGTTTCGGGGGATGGGCCGCCATCATCcacgaggaggaagacgacgaggACGATGGACAGCACGAGGCGCCAGGCCTGCCTTGCATCATCTGAAGACCCATACAGACGCAGCTCCTGTCTTGCAGTAATGGCACACGAAGGCCGGATGGGGAGGACGAGGGATAGCAGCAGCGAGGAACAGGGATAGAAGAGAACTGGGGCCGAGCTGCCTGCTACCGGTACTGAGCAGTTGAGCACCCTATCCAGGTCTCGTATTTTGGTTGGCCCTGCTAGGCACAGGAATGGGTCCGTTTCGTTGGTGACCCTGTGGCTGGCCAAGCCAAAATTTGTCCATGGCCTGCACAATTGGCTGTCGTTTGCTTTAGTGCCAAACTTGGGTAGGCCCTGAAAAATCTCGGGCTGAAAGCCTGAAAGCGAGTTGGGATCTTTTCCAGTCAGATATTTATGCTCCTCTTCCGGCACTCAGATTCTTTCCTTCTTTCCCTCCGCTCTCGTGAAGGTGCGGGGGAATCAGGAGCACGTGGAGAGCGTTTCAGCACGTGTGCGCAATTTCGCATGGGAAATGCGTACTCCCTACGGatattaataataataaattaaatccGCCTGTACAGCATCGAGGTTGCTGTGGTGTAGTGGTTATCACGTCAGTCTTACACACTGAAGGTCTCCAGTTCGATCCTGGGCAGTAACAGTTTTTTACCCTGATGtgcttttttttaataaaaaaaacccGGATCCATTGATGATAATACAGGAACATAGTTAATacttgggatttttttttcccATGATGCGGTCGTCAttcctttaaaaaaaattcagcgAGGCAGCTTGACATTCAGTATCAGAAATGTAGCAGTAAGTTTTTTTAGGAGAAATGTAGCAGTAAGTTTTTTTAGGAGAAATGTAGCAGTAAGTTgatgtgtttttttaaaaataaaaatcgaATCCATTGATCCTTGGCGCATAATAATACAAGCACAGTTAATACCTGGGATTTTTTCCCCATAACGCTCCCGTCATtcatttcaaaaataaaaaaaatgacgcGCACATGTCTGTCTTGAACCAACGAGGTAGTTCGACATTCAGCATCAGAAATGTAACAGTAAGTTCATTTATCATAAGGAGTATCTAACTTGGTGCAAATATTATCGAGTTGCTGAAAGGCTCTTCTTGATTCTTCATTTGAAATAGACAGACTTAAGATCATACTACAGATGGGCATTTTCCCATTAGAAAATCGGGAGTTTGAAAGATCACCAACAAATCCAAGTAAACATTTTAGTTCCTTCCAATATTTAGTTTTCGAGTAAGATTAGCGTACCAGTGCTGATTAGTTATACAGGCCGTAGGCCAAGCCAAAATCTTGTGCTATGTGTACATAGCCAATATTTAGTATTCGGATATTAGCATTAGTACCACTAGTTAGGGACAAAGTGTGCCAccgtgcctcctccttaatATTGGGCCGTCCTTGTATGTCTGTAAACCACACATGGTGGTCCCAAAAAAATTCCGAAATGAAAATGACACGACTTGGGTTTGTAACTTAAACACACAGCCAGTGACTACTTCCAAAACGCTGCAAAGCATAGATATTAAGCAAATTCGCGTGCTCTAGATAAACATCGTCAATCCAAATATGAACAGAAACTACCAGTGGATAACGCAAAGCGCAGGACCAAATTAAGTTAGCTTAACCAGGCTGCGATTGTATTCAGCACACATGGTCGTCCAGTCATCCCTGCACCAAGGTACACCGCCTCTCTGAGTTTACAGGCTACAGCACCCTTCTTGCTACGATGAGCACCCTCCATAATTCTGGGATATCAGTCATCCAGCAAGTCCAAACTTGCAAAGGTTACAGTGCGCAGCTGCATTATAGGAAATCAACAACACGCTATGTTTGTTTAACCATCTCAAAAGACCGAAGTGGCTCAATGATTTAGCAGCATATGTAACTTCCCCgcctctaaagagatagctttggataggagcgcttggagactagctattaatgtgcctgaaccttgaacttatttctttcgggtttcatctctagcctaccccaacttgcttgggaaaaaaggctatgttgttgttgttgttgttgtatgtaACTTCCCCGCCTATCTCACTGCCTGAACCACCATCTCTGGATCGCAGAAATGGGTGTCTGGAGGAATGGGCAATAGCGGTGGATGTATGGATTTACAATCCTCCCAATTTTCGCCCAGGCACTCTGGTGATAGCTGGATGTCACTGGAGCATGGTACATCAGCTTCAACACCTGCACAATATACAAACATGTGGAAGACACTGGTAAGTGATGCAATAAAAAACAATGCAGCGGGTGCTGACTGTTGATATAAGTAGCTTAGAAAAGAGCAGCAATGCACCTGAAAGCTGATAGCTACAAATAATAACCTACTTGCTATTGCCAACCAAATGGTAACCAGTTGTTGATGGACAAAAAGCAGGACCGAAGATATATATATTGAATTTCTTGGATTAGAATGATACAGAAAACAATGTAAATCACTACATATGGCCAGAGGTACACAGAGGTTAGGAATTACATGGAGTGAAACAGCACAGGGTGACATCGTACTAATCCCTTAGCTATCCAGTGCATGGAGAGATGAAATGCAAAAAGGGAAGGGTGAATGTTTGGAGGATAACTCACCTGCCAGTACATGATCGTCTGAATTATGCTACGGCGCCACCTGCaacattaaaaaaaaagtaCAGGTCGAAATCTGCAATTATTCAgacaaaattaaaatttcagaaTTATCTGGATAACTGAATAAACGTACGAGAACAATGATATGATCAGGAGAAAGCCCAAGGCGATTTCAGCATTTGAACTAAGGAGACTCAGTGTAGTATTGTTTGTCTCTACCCAAAGACAAGGTTCTTCCAAGTATCTCCTGAAAAAGGAAATCAATACAGCATTGAGAAATGGACACTGGGTACCGGTTGTGACTTATGAGGATACAGAAACAAACTTCACAGATAGTGGAGCATACAGTTACCTGTAGAAAGATGATCGAACGAAATTACGCCTTAGGAATCTGGCTACATGATCAAGTGCCCAGCAGAGCACAGGTAGTGCAGCAACTGTTacaaatataaaattataaGCAGAAGCATAAAGCAGCAAAAAGGAGATATCAGGGTCACGAACTTGCAAGAGAAAAAGTGCATCTTACTCTTTAAGTGCAATTGAGATGTGAAGAGCATAGAAGAGAACATTAAATGGATAAAATCCTTGGTTGCAAGTACAGACTGTAACCAAGCCCGAATTGCTGGCATGTTCCATGCTCTTGGTTTCTTTACACAAAAAGGAACATCTGATCAAAGTCCCTCCCggtaaaaaaatattcattCTTCAGATAGGCAGGCACTTACCCCATAAGTACTGTATAGAGAATATCCTGAGGATAATATTGTTCCCAGTAATGAAAGTTTGCAAGCTCTGTCAGCAAGGTGTTTTGGAAGAATTGGAAGCATTCCCAGACCAGCAACTACAAGTACCTGAAAATAATAATTTGATCACGCCCAAGTATATGGTACGTGGCAAGGTTAATGTCCAAAAAAGAGTAGCAGGACCAAGAtaccaaaaataaataaaaacgtGACAGGTTGATGGCTCAGAGATTGATGCCATGTCCTTAAGGATTACCGAAATAGGCGAAATTATAGAATCAAACAGAACAATGGAACATCTTCTACGGTTCTACCAGCAGGTCTTTTAGGCATACATAAAGACCCGTTACCAAAAAGAAAAGGTGGCTTATTGCTTACCCAGGCATTGATGGAGAAATGTATAGTCCGTGCATCAAACCGTAAAGGGTTGACAGCACTGTCCGTTTGTGTTGGCGGTGGCCGCGGTGGTGCTGACCTCGAAGTAGACCCTGCACATGAAATGGACTCAGCTAACAGATAGATGTGAATGATGGATCCTATGGTCAGTAAAAAGCTCAAAAAGTACATGCTTTACCTGAGTTACAAGCCCTGAGATTCTCATTGGATGGCGATGATGAAGACCTTACATCTGGCCTGTTCTGTTGAGTGGAACCGGTGAATGACATTGGCTCAACCACCAGATCACGGTCCtatgaaaataaaagaagaaataaaatgCATGAACCACTGTATTGATTCATTCTTTAGTGTCACACAAGTGGTAATATTAACTAAAATGataagcaaacacaatggcaAGAATATGTTTTCTCATTTTGTTAGCTTTATGTACAAACAAGCTTCTTCTGTGGATCTGCCTGCATGGTTGTATAAGAATATCCTGATTGAACTCATAGATGGCTTGTATATACAGCATAAACAAACAAAGTAAGAATGGACATGTTGCACATCCGTCATCAGGAATAAAAAACTTGAAGGAGATGGAGTTCAAGTTTCAAAATGCTTGCTAGACTGTCTGTAACAGGACGAACAAATTACTGGAAACCTAGTTGTGGCACCAAGTTCATTGCACATCATAGCTTACTATCAAGTGGAAATAACATCCAGGGTTCGAAGCAAGGAATACATCGAAACGAACATGCGGCCTTCAAGGACAGCCTACATTAAGCAATCAGGTGGCAACGGGCATCCCATCTGCAATACTGCCGTCGCCAGTGAAGCAAGCAGCGTGCCGCGGCAGATCCTAGTTCCTAGTACCGAACAAGCTCAATTCAACAAGCTCAAGCAACCCCAGCACATGTACCCAGAACGACCGCGCTTCCGTACGGAAAGCGCGTCAGATCCTACTAGTACCCACTACCCAACGCGGACGGACGGCTCGaggaacagcagcagcaggggaaGGAATTGAGGAATCGAAGCTAGGAGAGGGGAGGCGTGGGCAAGGGCGacggcagcaggcagcagctatCGAGTGGGTCGGTGGGTACTCACGATGTATCGCTGGTAGAACTTGCGCTTGTAGTGGTCGATGACGTCGGGGCGGGAGGCGAGGTTCGGCGGCACGAGGATGTTGGACCAGTAGCCGGACCAGCGCGCGTCGCCCTCGTAgtcgtacgccgccgccgccgcccgcttctCCGCCTGCTCCGCGTCCGCCCCGGACCCCGCCATCGCCGGGGCTGGAGCGCCTGGGGTTGGGGTTTTTTCGGTTTCGGTCGACGAAGACAAGCAGAGTGGTGACCCGAGTTGGGGAATTTTGGCTGGCGACGCCCAAGGAAACCGATGCGGATGCCCGATGCGTGGCTGACCGAGTGGGTGCCGCCGGTCGGGTGAGGCGGTGAGTGAGACGACTAGACGAGACGAGCAGGCTCGGCTCCTCCGCTGTCTGTCACTGGGTCGGCTTCTCCTTGTTGAGTTGTGGGCCATGTAAATCTGGACCTAGGGCCCAGAACGTTGGGCTTGGGTCCTGGTGGGCCGACTCAAAGGACCCGAATTGTTGGGTAGCACGTTTTGGGGACCTTCGTGAGAATTTTGGGGAGCAAGAATATAAATTTCAGAAAGAAAGTGGCATACAAAAATTCACAGAATCAGTATCCTCTTGGAAACTTCCCTCAATATGATCCTTTTTTTAACGGACCTCAATATGAATTTTTAGCGGACTGTAAAATTGTAAATTACAGAAAAAGACTGGCACCCAGAGGATGAGAGGATCTGCTTCCGCCTTCCGCCTTCCGCCTTCCGCCTTCCGCCTCACAAGCGCGCGCGCAGATGCTACCAGCCACAAGGACGCGTGGAGCCAACCCGCGGCGTATCGCAACGCAACACGTCAGGCAGGCCGCCTTTTGACTCACCCAATTCCTAAACATGGCTTGGCACGGGAGCAGACACGGACAAAAAAATATATGAGGAACAAATGCATCTAATCTGGCCGCTTTCCAGCCTGTACCTCGTCGTAGGCTGCTTCCGATCTGCCCCTCGTCAGATCTGATCCGGTCTGGTCTTGCTAATCGCACGTCGACGAGTCTTCCTCGCCACGGAACAGGATCCAGCACATGCCCTCGCAGGGTGCAAATGGATAATTTCTGGGTGCACCTTCaactctctttagttcaaaatattatattagttttttaaaataaaatttatttttaaaaaataatacaaaaaTTTGAACTTAAAAAGAATTGGATATGCCTGGCATCCTATTCCCTCATTTCTTGTTTCGGCGACCGCGGCCCGTCCGTGGGTGGAAGTGGGAACAAACAGAGAGCTGGTTTGGAGCGATGCCCTGGGACGGCGTGGCGTTGCCGGCAGAAGCTTCCTTCTTCCACTTCCAGTTGCAGGAGGAAACTTGCAGCGCACAGCACTCTGCAGAAAAAGATTTCCCTTTCAGAAGGAAGCTTGGATGCCAAGGAAATAACTAAAGCAAATGCTCGCACCACTACCTTTATTTTCTATAAACAAGAAATGACTTTATTCGGTTAGTTTTCAAGTATTACAGTGTGTGAACTCTGAATACGAATATGATATTATTGAAAGTGGGTTTCACTATAGGATCAACGCTGGAAGGAATCAACAACAGCCAAAAGGATGAAAGCCTGTTCCAAAAGCTCCATTTGCAATTGGACACAAACCCAGGCTTGTGGTAATGTGATGTCATCTTTTTTCTCTGACGTAAGACCATGCTCGAGTTGTTGGACGAGCACAATAATTTTATTCTTTTTAGACGAAAAGTCATCCATCACTTGGTCACTCCCAACTCGCCTATAAATGGCAGCCCAGCTCCACGGTTCCATTCCCAATTCAACATCAACTCCTCCTTTCCCCTCCTTTCTCAGCAAACCAGCCTCATCCTCTCATACCACTCACAGTTCCACATCAAGAACAAATAAGAAGAGGAAAAGAACTAGAAGAGGGGACCAAGGATCTGATCACCATGGCGTCCTACGACAAGGCCTTCGAGTCCTACAAGAAGGCCCTCACCACCGCAGCGTCCGTCGCGGCATCTCTGATGCTGGTGCGCAGCGTGGTGAACGAGGTGGTGCCGTACGAGGTGCGCGAGATGCTCTTCTCCAGCTTCGGCTACCTGCGCTCGCACATGTCATCGCAGCACACCATCATCGTTGAGAAGAAGAACGATGGATTCACCAACAACCACATCTACAACGCCGTGAGGATGTACCTCGCTACACGCATCAACACCGACCTGCAGCAGCGTCTGCGGGTCAGCAGCATGGACGAAAATGACAAGATGATGatcagcatggcggagggagagGAGATGCTGGATGTTTATGAAGGAACAGAATTCAAATGGTGCCTCATCTGTCAAGACAACTCAAGTGACTCCAGCAATGGCAATGGCAGTCCAAACGAGGTCTCCTTCGAGGTTAGCTTCCACAAGAATCACAAGGAAAAAGCCCTCAAATCATACTTCCCATTCATTTTGGCCACAGCCAAGGACATTAAAGCTCAGGAGAGAACTCTCAGGATATACATGACTGAATACTCAAGCGAGTGGTCCCCAATTGACCTCCACCACCCATCTACATTTGACACACTTGCCATGGACCAGAAGCTGAAGCAGTCCATCATCGATGACCTTAACAGGTTCATCAAGAGAAAGGATTACTATAAGAAGATCGGCAGGGCATGGAAGCGGGGGTACCTGCTGTATGGTCCACCTGGGACCGGCAAGTCCAGCCTGATTGCAGCCATGGCCAACCATCTCAGGTTTGACATATATGATCTCGAGCTAACTGGGGTCAATTCCAACTCAGACCTTAGAAGGCTTCTTGTTGGCATGAGCAACCGATCCATTCTAGTTGTTGAAGATATTGACTGCACCATCGATCTGAAACAAAGGGAGGAAGGTGAGGGGCATGACAAGTCGAATTCTACAGAAGAAAACAAGGGAGACGACAAGGTCAGTAACTTCGAATTGACGAATTCAGAGCACATCATGTGCATCTCATCTAATTTTGATTCCAACGCTTCCTCACTTGTCCTGATGAGAACCTGGATATTCTGAACAGGTAACGCTGTCTGGCCTGCTCAACTTTGTTGATGGGCTGTGGTCAACAAGCGGGGAAGAAAGGATCATTGTCTTCACAACCAATTACAAGGAGCGGCTCGACCCAGCACTATTGCGGCCTGGAAGGATGGACATGCACATCCACATGGGGTATTGCACCCAAGAGTCTTTCCGAATCCTTGCCAACAACTATCACTCCATCGACTACCATGACACATATCCAGAGATTGAGAAACTGATCAAGGAGGTGACAGTGACACCAGCAGAGGTTGCTGAGGTTCTGATGAGGAATGATGACACTGATTCTGCGCTCCATGATCTTGTCGATTATCTGAAGTCAAAAATGATAGAAACCAATGAGATCAAGACTGAACACAAGGAAGCAAATAAACAACTGAATGAGAAGGAAGACAACAGAGATAGTGACCAAAAATAGAACCCCAGTGCAATTCCCTCCAAAATGTGGAAAAAACTGGAATTCTGGAAATGAAGAGAAAGCATTTTGCCGTCTGTGTGGAAGCTAACAACTATCAAAAGGTGTGAGTATCATATAGCATAGATAGATCCTACAGGAGACCTATTGGGGTTTGCATATTGTAGATCAATCAGGTGCATTGGTACTAGCAGTGTGTCTGCAGAGTTCTGTTAGTACTGCCACAATAGCATGTATATAGAATTACAGATATGCAGAATCCATATGGCTTCTTATATGAAACTACAAACATGGCATTGCCTTGTAAATGCCAATGTTGGAAAGTGAATACCAGTACTATATTGTTATTCAACTACAGTCATTTCCCATGGAGGTCATGCATTTCACACAATTTATCCTTGCGACATCAGAGATTGGGGAGCGGATTAAAGAGGGGACGGTGACATCTGCAGAGGTTGCTGAAGTTCTAGTGAGGAAGATGCAACATGATCTTGTTGGTCTTCAGAAGTCGAAGATGAAACATGCTAATCGAATCAAAACTAGCCACAAGGTTGCAAATAACCAGCTGGATGAGAAGAGAGATGACAGAGACACTGATGAAAATGAAATCCCAAGCAGTTACCCTCAAAATAAAAGGAAAGAAATAAAATACAGGAATTTGAAAGCTGCTAGTAGATTATGTAGAAAGTAACAATAGTTCCATTGACAAATGTTTGATTGTCTGAGATTAGAAACTTGTGCTTTTGGAGTGATTAAGGGCGCTGATACTTTAACATTGTGCATCCAGATAAATTTGTAAGTACTGTATCAACAAAGAGTGTAGGACTCTGCAATATCAATATGGCATTATATTTATGTATAATGTATTTTCCCTAAACATGGCGTCCTCCATTTCGCACTGCATAATGGAAAAATATATAATTCTTATGGAAGCGGAAGCAGATAGAATAGTAACGATTAAGAACAAGAAGACCTGAGCTTAACTACCTGGTTGAGATACCTATAACTGGGTAGAAGGTAATGGAAAATGTGGAGAATTAGCAATGCTACAATTCATCTCAACATAGTCTCTACAGAAACATATATAACAGAAGCAAGCACGTGAAAGGCAATTTTTGAAACAAGCACTGGTGGGCCTAGCGCCATGTACATTCTTGATTTCCCGTATCAGAATGTAAGGAGGAGGGTAGTTTTACCTCCAAATCCTCGCTCAACTCGGAGGGACGAGGACATCGGAGCAGTACTCCGCCTACGGCGCGTCGCTTCGTAGCCGTACGCCGCAGCCGCGCACCCGCTTCTGCTCCGGATCCGGCTCTACCCGCGCCATCCTTCCCCTCGCGGTGGTTGGCCCATCGACGCCGAGGGGGAAGACGTGACCCGCCGGCGGCAAAGCGGCGATGAAGTTGGGGATTTTGAccggcgacgccgacgccgatgcGCTGTGGCTGGGCCGTGGGTCTAGTTGCGGATCCAGGCTTGGCCTGCTAGCAAAGCGGCCCGTCAATGGGCCCAGCTTCGCCAACAGAATAGATcacaataaaaaaaaactaacagcAGTTGGCTTGATTCAAATGATTCTTTTGAAAATAATGTTTCAAATGATTTCATTTATTACATTTTAATAATTGTAAATCTATTTAAAATTAGAAAATTTTAACTTTTAGCAAAACTAAGAGGACGTgtttagataaaaaaaattaccctaaaacccgtcacatcaaatatttagacacatgcatgaggtattaaataaaatttgtttaaaattttttTCGCACAGACGGATTGTACGTGATTTATaaccatctgtgcaaaaaaatttataaacaaattttatttagtaatctgaaataataaaattctttttcaaaatatttaaaCACGGCCACTTGTATTTGCCATTTTCAAGGAACCCAATTCGTCCTCAAGGAAGCGCCATCCAGCACATGCAACTTCAACCAACGCGGAGTACAATCCACCGTCACCTCCACGAAGCTTCGATCCTTGCATAGAACACAGGATGTGGGGCCCTCGCGGCGCGCACTACTCtggaaaaaaggggaaaagaaaaaaaaacaaagggaaCTTGAGAGAGCTTGGACAGTTGGACTCCAAGCTAAGGTTATAAAGCGAACACGCAGACACCGTTTATTTCCACTCCCTCCACGCCGCACTTTGGCttccgttgcaaaaaaaattttttaaaggaatcttactaattcgaagtactaaatgaagtttatttataaaacttttttcacagatgggttgtaaatcgcgagacgaatctaatgatgctaattaatccatgattaatcaataattagcggatagttactgtagaatcactgttgcaaatcatggattaagaaggctcattagatttgtcttgcgatttacagcccatccatgtaaaaagttttgtaaatagacttcatttagtattccatgcatgtgtcgaaacattcgatgtgtcgtttttttttgcgtttatggggtttacgaggtcggatAAACAGGGCCTTTATTTGGTGGATCAAATACGTTACAGTGTGCTACGTGATGAGG
The nucleotide sequence above comes from Panicum virgatum strain AP13 chromosome 3K, P.virgatum_v5, whole genome shotgun sequence. Encoded proteins:
- the LOC120700476 gene encoding RNA polymerase sigma factor sigC-like — protein: MGLQMMQGRPGASCCPSSSSSSSSWMMAAHPPKQSPHPLGGRSISSESLAALALHLVLKRRKYHGRDIATGFASSSSVLQITENKSSSLTKPKAERKVLDDALDRNLQYDWMDEETLFWLDSNYTDSNLQFGLLMKNLQALETSLAGKDLKMLEKDILVHIEQLGALGSFNASMSMATLDTLTQTSHEPDLSLLDKVIRFDPETPLKEQDAEVIVRSGKSQERKQKRMRASEKASKISVKINPRRSKKSRKSSSSQFISEWKNYPGRRRTIVREQSSLLVTIKECANLEKIRDDMVKEGEEVSYQRWAEAAGVDEAELKSRLHAGYCCRERLIVTTEWLVRYIARTYTGMGTAFDDLLQAGKMGVLDGAEKFDSRKGCKFSTYVKYWIRKGMLALLAENSGVTLLPARMECIIRKVKEARRAIRYSQGRNPSDSEIAAVVGVSVANVRLARKCSRKVLSLYSEIGIGQNAKFTEVIPDPSLEAADEAIFRAQLRERLLVVLERLPAREGRVLKLRHGLEDGRCMSLEQIGRIYRVSKEWIRKIEKSAMAKLRNQDVRSELDDFCIF
- the LOC120700478 gene encoding uncharacterized protein LOC120700478 isoform X1: MAGSGADAEQAEKRAAAAAYDYEGDARWSGYWSNILVPPNLASRPDVIDHYKRKFYQRYIDRDLVVEPMSFTGSTQQNRPDVRSSSSPSNENLRACNSGSTSRSAPPRPPPTQTDSAVNPLRFDARTIHFSINAWVLVVAGLGMLPILPKHLADRACKLSLLGTILSSGYSLYSTYGKPRAWNMPAIRAWLQSVLATKDFIHLMFSSMLFTSQLHLKIAALPVLCWALDHVARFLRRNFVRSSFYRRYLEEPCLWVETNNTTLSLLSSNAEIALGFLLIISLFSWRRSIIQTIMYWQVLKLMYHAPVTSSYHQSAWAKIGRIVNPYIHRYCPFLQTPISAIQRWWFRQ
- the LOC120700478 gene encoding uncharacterized protein LOC120700478 isoform X2 codes for the protein MAGSGADAEQAEKRAAAAAYDYEGDARWSGYWSNILVPPNLASRPDVIDHYKRKFYQRYIDRDLVVEPMSFTGSTQQNRPDVRSSSSPSNENLRACNSGSTSRSAPPRPPPTQTDSAVNPLRFDARTIHFSINAWVLVVAGLGMLPILPKHLADRACKLSLLGTILSSGYSLYSTYGKPRAWNMPAIRAWLQSVLATKDFIHLMFSSMLFTSQLHLKIAALPVLCWALDHVARFLRRNFVRSSFYRRYLEEPCLWVETNNTTLSLLSSNAEIALGFLLIISLFSWRRRC
- the LOC120700477 gene encoding AAA-ATPase At3g50940-like, which gives rise to MASYDKAFESYKKALTTAASVAASLMLVRSVVNEVVPYEVREMLFSSFGYLRSHMSSQHTIIVEKKNDGFTNNHIYNAVRMYLATRINTDLQQRLRVSSMDENDKMMISMAEGEEMLDVYEGTEFKWCLICQDNSSDSSNGNGSPNEVSFEVSFHKNHKEKALKSYFPFILATAKDIKAQERTLRIYMTEYSSEWSPIDLHHPSTFDTLAMDQKLKQSIIDDLNRFIKRKDYYKKIGRAWKRGYLLYGPPGTGKSSLIAAMANHLRFDIYDLELTGVNSNSDLRRLLVGMSNRSILVVEDIDCTIDLKQREEGEGHDKSNSTEENKGDDKVTLSGLLNFVDGLWSTSGEERIIVFTTNYKERLDPALLRPGRMDMHIHMGYCTQESFRILANNYHSIDYHDTYPEIEKLIKEVTVTPAEVAEVLMRNDDTDSALHDLVDYLKSKMIETNEIKTEHKEANKQLNEKEDNRDSDQK